In the genome of Cygnus olor isolate bCygOlo1 chromosome Z, bCygOlo1.pri.v2, whole genome shotgun sequence, one region contains:
- the LOC121062221 gene encoding sperm-associated antigen 4 protein-like: MWLCRLFWLLCTPNTPDTVLQPDVSLGNCWAFQGSQGQVVIRLPAKIQAAMVTIHHTSEMDSELGKFSSAPRDFTISGVDEETEAETLLGAFTYGVQKKPMQTFPLQKIPRAFQFIKIVIQSNWGNPEYTCIYRVQVHGRGTATSHWPEDMSSANKNKN; encoded by the exons ATGTGGTTGTGCAGGCTGTTCTGGCTGCTTTGTACCCCAAACACTCCAGACACTGTTCTGCAG ccggatgtttctctgggcaactgcTGGGCTTTCCAAGGGTCTCAGGGACAGGTAGTCATTAGGTTGCCTGCAAAAATCCAAGCAGCCATGGTCACCATCCACCACACTTCAGAGATGGACTCAGAGCTTGGGAAATTCAGCAGTGCCCCCCGAGATTTCACCATCTCT GGAGTGGATGaggaaacagaagctgaaaCTCTGCTCGGGGCATTCACCTATGGCGTGCAGAAGAAGCCTATGCAGACCTTCCCTCTGCAG aagatCCCCAGAGCCTTTCAGTTCATCAAAATTGTCATACAGAGCAACTGGGGAAATCCAGAATACACCTGCATTTACCGGGTGCAGGTGCATGGGAGAGGAACGGCTACCAGTCATTGGCCAGAAGACATGTCTTCTGCcaataagaataaaaactga
- the LOC121062250 gene encoding sperm-associated antigen 4 protein-like, translating to METRSQRRLRAPQQRTPEEHSGEEAGPSQLPRNGQSNTLQKKRLFTILLTVVASFIVGFSGACVARMGQEQQEQKVLLEQCLPEVVAAMNRLAQLRDQNAKMLQEHSEVVALLTDEISSLKKELQDMRDTVSTNSFKKSKQMLDWALKSTGATIDLQRSSKTYAWDGMWLCRLFWLLCTPNTPDTVLQPDVSLGNCWAFQGSQGQVVIRLPAKIQAAMVTIHHTSEMDSELGKFSSAPRDFTISGVDEETEAETLLGAFTYGVQKKPMQTFPLQKIPRAFQFIKIVIQSNWGNPEYTCIYRVQVHGRGTATSHWPEDMSSANKNKN from the exons ATGGAGACAAGGTCACAGAGGCGTTTGAGAGCCCCGCAGCAAAGAACCCCTGAGGAGCACTcaggggaggaagcagggcCCAGCCAGCTCCCCAGGAATGG CCAAAGCAACACCCTGCAGAAGAAGAGGCTCTTCACGATCCTCTTGACAGTTGTGGCTTCTTTCA TTGTTGGCTTCTCTGGGGCTTGTGTGGCAAGAATGGGGCAGGAACAGCAGGAGCAAAAG gtgctgctggagcagtgtTTGCCCGAAGTAGTGGCCGCAAT GAACAGGCTTGCTCAGCTGCGGGATCAGAATGCGAAGATGCTCCAGGAGCACAGTGAGGTGGTGGCTCTGCTGACTGACGAGATCAGCTCCCTGAAAAAG GAACTTCAGGACATGCGAGACACAGTGTCTACGAACTCTTTTAAAAAGTCCAAACAGATGCTTGACTGGGCTCTGAAAAGCACAG GGGCCACCATCGACCTGCAAAGATCTTCAAAGACATACGCATGGGACGGCATGTGGTTGTGCAGGCTGTTCTGGCTGCTTTGTACCCCAAACACTCCAGACACTGTTCTGCAG ccggatgtttctctgggcaactgcTGGGCTTTCCAAGGGTCTCAGGGACAGGTAGTCATTAGGTTGCCTGCAAAAATCCAAGCAGCCATGGTCACCATCCACCACACTTCAGAGATGGACTCAGAGCTTGGGAAATTCAGCAGTGCCCCCCGAGATTTCACCATCTCT GGAGTGGATGaggaaacagaagctgaaaCTCTGCTCGGGGCATTCACCTATGGCGTGCAGAAGAAGCCTATGCAGACCTTCCCTCTGCAG aagatCCCCAGAGCCTTTCAGTTCATCAAAATTGTCATACAGAGCAACTGGGGAAATCCAGAATACACCTGCATTTACCGGGTGCAGGTGCATGGGAGAGGAACGGCTACCAGTCATTGGCCAGAAGACATGTCTTCTGCcaataagaataaaaactga